A region from the Podarcis raffonei isolate rPodRaf1 chromosome 11, rPodRaf1.pri, whole genome shotgun sequence genome encodes:
- the GADD45G gene encoding growth arrest and DNA damage-inducible protein GADD45 gamma gives MTLEEIHGQETMPETSDSSSSSAATGNRMQKAGKALQELLVSSQRRGCLTAGVYESAKLMNVDPDTVAFCVLAADEEDEGDIALQIHFTLIQAFCCENDIDIVRVNDIQKLAAIVGASEEAGEPRDLHCILITNPNEDSWKDPALDKLNLFCEESRNVNDWVPSITLPE, from the exons ATGACTTTGGAGGAAATTCACGGGCAGGAGACGATGCCGGAAACTAGCGACAG TAGCTCTAGCAGCGCCGCCACCGGCAACCGGATGCAGAAGGCCGGCAAAGCTTTGCAGGAGCTGCTGGTCTCGTCGCAGCGCCGCGGCTGCCTCACCGCGGGAGTCTACGAATCCGCCAAACTGATGAATGT TGATCCCGACACGGTCGCTTTCTGTGTGCTGGCCGCGGACGAGGAAGACGAGGGCGACATCGCCCTGCAGATCCATTTCACTCTCATCCAAGCCTTTTGCTGCGAGAACGACATTGACATTGTGCGTGTGAACGACATCCAGAAGCTGGCCGCGATTGTGGGCGCCAGCGAGGAGGCCGGGGAGCCCAGAGACCTGCACTGCATCCTCATCACG AATCCCAATGAAGATTCCTGGAAAGACCCAGCCTTAGACAAGCTGAACTTGTTTTGCGAAGAGAGTCGAAATGTCAACGACTGGGTGCCCAGCATCACCCTGCCCGAGTGA